From the genome of Meriones unguiculatus strain TT.TT164.6M chromosome 17, Bangor_MerUng_6.1, whole genome shotgun sequence:
CCAGCCGGCCCCCAGCGGGCCACCGTACCTCACACACTACCTTCCACCGGAGGAGCCTGGGCCCGAGGCGCTGGGCTTTGTGCGGGACGGAGGGCCTCTCAACTTCATGGAGATGCTCAGAGAAGGCCTGGCGCCTCCGCCGACCCCCAAAGAGACTAAGCCATCTCCCGTGCTCATCACAGTCCCCACAGTGCACACGCTGGCCCCCGGGCCTTACAGCCACCTCAGTGGCCACGCCAGCCAGTTCCCAGGGCCCCAGGTGACCGTGAGGCCCATTGAGGCTTCCAGGGAGCCACAGGGTAGTGGCGTGGCCAGGCCAGGGCCGCGGCTCCCTCCCGGGCCTGTGGAGCCCAAGGCGGCCGAGGTAGAGGAGGCGGCCCCCGCGGCCTCAGGTGAGACCATGCCTCCAGAGGTGGCTCGTGCCTTCTTCCTGCCGGACAAGGTCCTTCTGGAAGATGCCATGAAGCTTTTCGACTGTCTGCCTGGTGGCGCCGAAGCGGAGGTGGCCCTGCACAGGGCTTCCGGCCCCGGACTGCGGGACAGTGGTGGAGGTGGGGACGACTGTCCGGCTGACATCCGCTCTCTGCACCTGCCGGATGAGCTGCTGTCCTTTGACTACAATGTCCCCGAGATCCTGGACGCGGTGGCCAACGTGGATTACTTTTTCAGCTTCAAGGCCCTGGACGATGAGCCGCCACCCCACCTGGGGGTCCCTGTCACTGACATGGTGGCCCCTGGCCTGCGGTCCCATCAGTCGGGGAAGAAAGCCAGCCCATCCGCCAAGAAAGGAAAGACAGGCAGcggcagacacaggcagaccaCCGTTGCCACAGGACCCAGGCCGGACCTGGGAGCTGCCCCCAATTAAAGCCATTTGAGCTCACACGTGCACATGTGTCCTCTTGCCGTGACCAGGCCGGAGACGACACGGGTAGGCAAAGGGGGCCCTGGCGGTCACCAGACGCCTTCAGAGTTGGGCTAGGAACTTTGGAATTGAAGTGTGAGGTATCAGGGAGGCTGAACTATCACCCCTGCACTTGGGGCACCCGGGCAGGGGCTAGCGGAGGCCAGTCTG
Proteins encoded in this window:
- the Prr22 gene encoding proline-rich protein 22; its protein translation is MQHPKTLYPPAIPQEGFGPQSLEGTEVPGGPEPLPTVANTNLLYQTPSSDQDVLPAPPAGFQMAPCGCFFDPRIYRIEWATSDFGQSSLYKVAVAGGPALPGGYLLEAPSYLKAPGPPPPLYPHYQPAPSGPPYLTHYLPPEEPGPEALGFVRDGGPLNFMEMLREGLAPPPTPKETKPSPVLITVPTVHTLAPGPYSHLSGHASQFPGPQVTVRPIEASREPQGSGVARPGPRLPPGPVEPKAAEVEEAAPAASGETMPPEVARAFFLPDKVLLEDAMKLFDCLPGGAEAEVALHRASGPGLRDSGGGGDDCPADIRSLHLPDELLSFDYNVPEILDAVANVDYFFSFKALDDEPPPHLGVPVTDMVAPGLRSHQSGKKASPSAKKGKTGSGRHRQTTVATGPRPDLGAAPN